One region of Pangasianodon hypophthalmus isolate fPanHyp1 chromosome 15, fPanHyp1.pri, whole genome shotgun sequence genomic DNA includes:
- the nsa2 gene encoding ribosome biogenesis protein NSA2 homolog, with protein MPQNEHIELHRKRHGYRLDHHERKRKKESREAHERSQKAKKLIGLKAKLYHKQRHAEKIQMKKTIKMHEQRRTKQKDDDKTPEGAVPAYLLDREGQSRAKVLSNMIKQKRKEKAGKWEVPLPKVRAQGETEVLKVIRTGKRQKKAWKRMVTKVCFVGDGFTRKPPKYERFIRPMGLRFKKAHVTHPELKATFCLPILGVKKNPSSPLYTTLGVITKGTVIEVNISELGLVTQGGKVIWGKYAQVTNNPENDGCINAVLLV; from the exons ATG CCGCAGAACGAGCACATTGAGCTGCACCGTAAGCGCCACGGTTACCGGCTCGACCACcatgagaggaagaggaagaaggagagCCGTGAGGCGCATGAGCGCTCACAAAAAGCCAAGAAGCTCATCGGTCTGAAAGCCAAACTGTACCACAAGCAGAGGCATGCCGAGAAGATCCAGATGAAGAAAAC AATTAAGATGCACGAACAAAGAAGAACCAAACAGAAAGATGATGACAAGACACCAGAAGGAGCAGTACCAGCTTATCTGCTGGACAGAGAGGGCCAGTCTCGTGCCAAAGTTCTGTCTAACATGATAAAACagaagaggaaggagaaagcT GGAAAGTGGGAGGTCCCTCTTCCCAAAGTGCGTGCTCAGGGCGAGACGGAGGTTCTGAAGGTGATCCGCACCGGAAAGAGGCAAAAGAAAGCCTGGAAGAGAATGGTGACCAAAGTGTGCTTTGTCGGAGATGGCTTTACACGCAAACCACCAAAATATGAACGCTTCATCAGGCCAATG GGTCTGAGGTTCAAGAAGGCACATGTAACTCATCCAGAGCTGAAGGCTACATTCTGCCTGCCCATCCTGGGTGTGAAGAAGAACCCTTCCTCTCCGCTCTACACCACACTTGGGGTCATCACCAAGGGAACAGTCATCGAGGTCAACATCAGTGAGCTTGGTCTGGTCACGCAGGGTGGCAAGGTCATCTGGG GTAAATATGCACAGGTGACCAATAACCCAGAAAATGATGGCTGCATTAACGCGGTACTGCTGGTGTAA
- the tor1 gene encoding torsin family 1 isoform X1 produces the protein MRLRWILAPLVCAGWSLMIMTAEAIEPISTTLAVGIAAAVTGFLARYPNVLYYFQECCRPEWISYNKTGLEVDLQSKLIGQHVASRVILKAVTGFMTNTDPKKPLVLSLHGWTGTGKNFVSQLIAKNIYQRGMTSGFVHLFTATAHFPHEVELELYKSQLQQWIKGNVSACPRSMFIFDEMDKMHPGLIDSIKPYLDFYETLNGVSYRKAIFIFLSNAGGEKIVQVALDFWKAGRDREEIELKDLETVLSLSVFNNKNSGFWHTSLIDKNMVDFFVPFLPLEYKHVVQCGRAEMISKGLTPNEEAVEQMAHDMNYFPRDERVFSMQGCKVISSRLDFYI, from the exons ATGCGGCTAAGGTGGATCCTAGCTCCACTCGTTTGCGCAGGATGGAGTTTAATGATCATGACGGCGGAAGCGATAGAGCCGATCTCCACCACCCTGGCTGTGGGCATTGCAGCCGCTGTGACCGGGTTTCTAGCCCGCTATCCGAACGTGCTGTACTACTTCCAGGAGTGCTGCAGACCCGAGTGGATCTCCTACAATAAAACAG GTCTTGAAGTGGATCTGCAGAGCAAGCTGATTGGCCAACATGTAGCATCTCGTGTCATCCTCAAAGCTGTAACCGGCTTCATGACCAACACGGACCCGAAGAAGCCCCTTGTCCTCTCGCTGCATGGCTGGACCGGCACAGGCAAAAACTTTGTCAGTCAGCTAATTGCCAAAAACATTTACCAACGTGGAATGACGAGCGGATTTGTGCACTTGTTCACTGCCACGGCACACTTCCCACATGAAGTGGAGCTGGAATTGTACAAG tcccagctgcagcagtggATAAAGGGCAACGTGTCTGCCTGCCCTCGCTCCATGTTCATATTCGATGAGATGGATAAGATGCACCCGGGCCTGATCGACAGCATCAAACCCTACTTAGATTTTTACGAAACTCTAAATGGAGTCTCCTACCGCAAGGCCATCTTTATCTTTCTAAG TAACGCCGGAGGTGAAAAAATCGTGCAGGTGGCGCTGGATTTTTGGAAAGCAGGAAGGGATCGAGAAGAGATTGAGCTGAAAGATTTGGAGACagtcctgtctctgtctgttttcaaCAACAAGAATA GTGGTTTCTGGCACACTAGCTTAATAGACAAGAACATGGTGGACTTCTTTGTGCCCTTTCTCCCCCTGGAGTACAAACATGTCGTGCAGTGCGGCCGAGCTGAGATGATCAGCAAGGGCCTGACACCCAACGAGGAGGCTGTGGAGCAAATGGCGCACGACATGAACTATTTCCCTCGAGACGAGCGTGTCTTTTCTATGCAGGGCTGCAAGGTTATCTCCAGCAGACTGGACTTCTACATctag
- the tor1 gene encoding torsin family 1 isoform X2, with protein sequence MKEKASSVLHFILITSVTVHAFEPITTTIVAGAGMAALGNQLYNYIFETCNAHWIGFNATGLEVDLQSKLIGQHVASRVILKAVTGFMTNTDPKKPLVLSLHGWTGTGKNFVSQLIAKNIYQRGMTSGFVHLFTATAHFPHEVELELYKSQLQQWIKGNVSACPRSMFIFDEMDKMHPGLIDSIKPYLDFYETLNGVSYRKAIFIFLSNAGGEKIVQVALDFWKAGRDREEIELKDLETVLSLSVFNNKNSGFWHTSLIDKNMVDFFVPFLPLEYKHVVQCGRAEMISKGLTPNEEAVEQMAHDMNYFPRDERVFSMQGCKVISSRLDFYI encoded by the exons atgaaagaaaaagccTCGTCGGTGTTGCATTTTATCTTGATAACAAGTGTTACTGTACATGCTTTTGAACCTATAACTACAACCATTGTGGCAGGAGCTGGCATGGCCGCTTTGGGGAATCAATTGTACAATTATATATTTGAGACCTGTAATGCACACTGGATTGGCTTCAATGCGACTG GTCTTGAAGTGGATCTGCAGAGCAAGCTGATTGGCCAACATGTAGCATCTCGTGTCATCCTCAAAGCTGTAACCGGCTTCATGACCAACACGGACCCGAAGAAGCCCCTTGTCCTCTCGCTGCATGGCTGGACCGGCACAGGCAAAAACTTTGTCAGTCAGCTAATTGCCAAAAACATTTACCAACGTGGAATGACGAGCGGATTTGTGCACTTGTTCACTGCCACGGCACACTTCCCACATGAAGTGGAGCTGGAATTGTACAAG tcccagctgcagcagtggATAAAGGGCAACGTGTCTGCCTGCCCTCGCTCCATGTTCATATTCGATGAGATGGATAAGATGCACCCGGGCCTGATCGACAGCATCAAACCCTACTTAGATTTTTACGAAACTCTAAATGGAGTCTCCTACCGCAAGGCCATCTTTATCTTTCTAAG TAACGCCGGAGGTGAAAAAATCGTGCAGGTGGCGCTGGATTTTTGGAAAGCAGGAAGGGATCGAGAAGAGATTGAGCTGAAAGATTTGGAGACagtcctgtctctgtctgttttcaaCAACAAGAATA GTGGTTTCTGGCACACTAGCTTAATAGACAAGAACATGGTGGACTTCTTTGTGCCCTTTCTCCCCCTGGAGTACAAACATGTCGTGCAGTGCGGCCGAGCTGAGATGATCAGCAAGGGCCTGACACCCAACGAGGAGGCTGTGGAGCAAATGGCGCACGACATGAACTATTTCCCTCGAGACGAGCGTGTCTTTTCTATGCAGGGCTGCAAGGTTATCTCCAGCAGACTGGACTTCTACATctag